A single region of the Anguilla rostrata isolate EN2019 chromosome 11, ASM1855537v3, whole genome shotgun sequence genome encodes:
- the si:ch211-251b21.1 gene encoding glutamate receptor U1, with the protein MSGKPGPRHTPPPRVLGVRFPARTGSGSFTPSNLIGPPQQHWGHPLYNPADDVSLFSFLECAPRPQSGLLRYSAEKMRVTDGLVTCVTALLLARFCTAGPQVLSVTTVKEDPYAMTTGSQLEGFCIDLLSALAKKLDFKYNLHVVKDGKYGSLQESGNWNGMIGEVMRGEADLAVAPLTVTAMRERVVDMTTPFMQTGISFILSKDRAPEEPGYFSFLCPFATETWVGILAAYLVTAVCMCIATRLSPCEWAQPQTEDNSFTLLHSLWYTAAALTLQGAGPHPKALSGRVISAIWWLFTVVVLACYFANLTSMLRSDTKHVAIENFEDLANQDVIDYGSLGGSSTFSFFKNSNNQVYHRIYENMERKKSYVGSMEEGIRRAQEGNFAFIGESASLDLLEARYCNLARSPDVAGMRWYGIAAPTGSPLVKNLSIAILEMSESGRLDFLRRKWWASSCVGEGGKDSALKPHSLKGMFLVLALGLGLGLLLALLELACKSNSSAKDQKKSCCTVLSNELGQRLGNRSEEKMAESSEKSKA; encoded by the exons ATGTCAGGGAAGCCTGGACCAcgccacaccccccctcccagagtTTTGGGGGTGCGTTTCCCGGCACGCACGGGTTCTGGAAGCTTCACACCCTCAAATTTGATTGGTCCCCCTCAGCAGCATTGGGGCCACCCCCTTTATAATCCGGCAGATGATGTGTCtcttttcagtttcctggagtGTGCTCCCAGACCCCAGTCAGGCCTCCTGAG GTACAGCGCTGAGAAAATGAGGGTCACCGACGGACTCGTTACGTGCGTGACAGCGCTCCTGCTGGCCAGGTTCTGTACTGCAG ggCCACAAGTATTATCTGTCACCACTGTAAAG gAAGATCCCTATGCCATGACCACTGGCTCCCAGCTGGAGGGCTTCTGCATTGACCTGCTGTCTGCACTGGCCAAGAAACTGGACTTCAAGTACAACTTGCACGTGGTGAAGGATGGCAAATACGGCAGTTTACAAGAGAGCGGGAACTGGAACGGCATGATTGGGGAGGTGATGAGAGGG GAGGCGGACCTGGCGGTGGCTCCGCTCACCGTCACGGCGATGCGGGAGCGGGTCGTGGACATGACCACGCCCTTCATGCAGACGGGCATCAGCTTCATCCTGAGCAAGGACAGGGCGCCGGAGGAGCCCGGCTACTTCAGCTTCCTGTGCCCCTTCGCCACGGAGACGTGGGTGGGGATCCTTGCCGCGTACCTGGTGACGGCCGTCTGCATGTGCATCGCCACGCG ATTAAGCCCCTGTGAGTGGGCCCAACCCCAGACAGAAGACAACAGCTTCACACTCCTACACAGCCTCTGGTACACTGCTGCAGCCCTCACTCTACAAG GTGCTGGCCCTCATCCCAAAGCCCTGTCAGGACGTGTGATCAGCGCCATCTGGTGGCTCTTTACAGTAGTGGTCCTGGCATGTTACTTTGCCAACCTCACCTCCATGCTACGCTCAGACACCAAGCACGTCGCCATAGAGAATTTTGAGGACCTGGCCAATCAGGACGTCATTGACTACGGATCGCTGGGCGGCAGCTCCACGTTTTCGTTCTTCAAG AACTCCAACAACCAGGTTTACCACCGGATCTACGAGAACATGGAGCGGAAGAAGAGCTACGTGGGGTCGATGGAGGAGGGGATCCGCCGGGCTCAGGAGGGGAACTTCGCCTTCATCGGCGAGTCCGCGTCCCTGGACCTGTTGGAGGCGCGCTACTGCAACCTCGCCCGGAGCCCGGACGTCGCCGGAATGAGATGGTACGGCATCGCGGCTCCCACAG GCTCTCCTTTGGTGAAGAACCTGAGTATAGCTATCCTGGAGATGAGTGAGTCTGGGAGACTGGACTTTCTGCGCCGTAAGTGGTGGGCCAGCAGCTgcgtgggagagggggggaaggactCCGCGCTGAAGCCCCACAGTCTGAAGGGGATGTTCCTGGTGCTCGCCCTGGGACTGGGCCTGGGGCTGCTGCTAGCTCTGCTGGAGCTGGCCTGCAAGTCCAACAGCAGTGCCAAGGACCAGAAG AAATCCTGCTGCACCGTGTTGTCCAATGAACTCGGCCAGCGTCTGGGGAACCGGAGCGAGGAGAAAATGGCGGAGAGCTCGGAGAAGAGCAAAGCCTAA